In the Balaenoptera ricei isolate mBalRic1 chromosome 1, mBalRic1.hap2, whole genome shotgun sequence genome, CCTCACTGCAATGTATTTAAGATAGTTCTTAGCGCAGCgacggcggcggcagcggcggcggcggttgCTATTCGGAGCCGTTGAGACGCCTCTGCGGCAGCTGGTGGCGCGGGTGGCTTGCGTGGACGCGGGCAGAGGCGGCCGGCCCGCCACCTCAGCCTCAGCGCCCGCGGACCCGGCAGGCGTGTCGGGACACCCCGAGGCATCCTCCCCCTCCCGCCGCCGCGGGAGCCTCGGCTGCCGTCCGCCCTCCCGCATCCCCTCGCAGTCCGCACCGCcgcacctcctccctgtgctcGGACCCCTGGCCTCGCCCCCGAAACATGACTCGCGATTTCAAACCTGGGGACCTCATCTTCGCCAAGATGAAAGGTTATCCTCATTGGCCAGCTCGAGTAGATGAAGTTCCTGATGGAGCTGGAAAACCACCCACAAACAAActacccattttcttttttggaactcATGAGACTGCTTTTTTAGGCCCAAAGGACATATTTCCTTactcagaaaataaggaaaagtacGGCAAACCAAATAAACGAAAAGGCGTTAATGAAGGTTTATGGGAGATAGATAACAATCCGAAAGTGAAATTTTCAAGTCAACAGGCATCAACTAAACAATCAAATGCGTCATCTGATGTTGaagttgaagaaaaagaaactagtgTTTCAAAAGAAGATACTGACCATGAAGAAAAAGCCAGCAACGAGGATGTGACTAAAGCAGTTGACATAACCACTCCAAAAGCTGccagaagagggagaaagagaaaggcagaaaaacaAGTAGAAACCGAGGAGGCAGGAGTAGTGACTACAGCAACAGCATCTGTTAATCTAAAAGTGAGTCCTAAAAGAGGACGCCCTGCAGCTACAGAAGTCAAGATTCCAAAACCAAGAGGCAGACCCAAAATGGTAAAACAGCCCTGTCCTTCGGAGAGTGACATGGTAACTGAAGAAgacaaaagtaagaaaaaagggCAAGAGGAAAAACAACCTAAAAAGCAGCTTAAAAAGGATGAAGAGGGCCAGAAGGAAGAATATAAGCCAAGAAAAGAGCCAgataaaaaagaggggaaaaaagaagttgaatcaaaaaggaaaaatttagcTAAAACAGGGCTTACATCAACCTCTGATTCTGAAGAGGAAGGAGATGATCAAGAAggtgaaaagaagagaaaaggtggAAGAAACTTTCAGACTGCTCATAGAAGGAATATGCTGAAAGGCCAACATGAGAAAGAAGCAGCAGATAGAAAACGCAAGCAAGAGGAACAAATGGAAACTGAGCACCAAACAACATGTAAtctacagtaataaaaaatatatctcaTTTTGGGCTCAAAGCATTAATCCAGTTACTGAAAAGAGAATACAAGTGGAGCAAACAAGAGATGAAGATCTTGAGACAGACTCATTGGACtgaatttccccctccccacccttgaTGGAAGAATGTTCCAGATTCTAAATTGAGGACTTCATTAATGGCATTATTACTGTTATGATTGTTAAAAAACATTTCCTGTAAGATACACACTACATATTAAGGTCGGCCATCATTCCTGTTAAAAGATTTTTACCAAGCTTAAAATGAAGCTTTGTGTTTGAAAGTTATAATAAGCTCAGATGAAGATGGTGgttgtacattatttcatttagaaaatataaaaattcattttgttttgaagCTAGGTGTTAAACTGGAGTAGCTACTATACCCCCAGAGAATGGGGCAGTTGTGCCCTTCCCTTGACATTCCTTTGTTGTTCAGTTCTTTAGAAgattaataattgttttttaatcctGAGAGATTAAACAGTAGActtgttaagaaaacaaaaatgaaactgtaaccaaaattttaaaataaagttttttttaagatagatCTTGGGGTTTAGGTGACAGACAAGATGTATAGAAGATTCAGACCTCAAGTTGTATGACTCCTGTTCTTTAAGACTCATACTTTTCTATTCCATCTAGTTAGCCTTATTTTCCTCTGTTTAAAAATTCACacatacaattaaaaagaaaacctgacaTGTGAGTGGCACATAAATAAAACATCCATAGCGATAAAAGCAATCACTCACACAGAATAGTCTCACTTTGGCACACGGGCTACTCATTTCATCAAACAAgaggatatattttaaatatgttcactctgttattctttgtttttagtcCAGGAAAAAGCAGCAGGGCACCAGCAATAATGCTAACCTACTAAGCCACAGGGCTGTCTGATTtactaaaatagaaaattacaactCTACATAAAAATCAGGCTAGGAACCTCAGCCTATGGAAGCTCTCTTCTtatttgaaaagaattttaaaagtaagattttAAAGTTAACAGCTATTCTTGGTTAGAAGTATTACAATGTGTAAGTTACATATTAATAGAATATTCAAGTGAAAATGCTCTTATGATACTAAAGAATttattcagtaatttaaaaataacacctCCAAATGTGGTTTGCATTCAAATTCATACTCGTTTACCCACAGTGTTTTAGAAGTCCAATAATTCAGAAAATAGATTGTCACATATGCGAAAGGAATGAAAATACATACCCTGAGTAAACCTGACTTATTTTTACTGCAGAAAACAAGAAACACTGAGACACTTCAAATAGATGGTGAGCAGTTAAGCATTCCACAGATGATTCATTTAACACGGTTGTTACTACCACTGTATCTTTTGACTCTAACAACTGCTTTTAGACACTTGTTTCAAACTTGTGGCCAGCTTTGGAAAGTTGAAATTCTTTGCTGCCAAGGGGTTATGAGATAAAATTTAAAGCAGAGGCATACTAGCTAGAACCACAGCCTAGACCTAATTGTAGTGTCTAACTCAGGGCAACAGCTGGAAATCATAAActgcaacagtaagaaaacaccATCTCCACCTCCAGATTCCTCTTTAAGCACCGTATGCGTGGACCTACAATACCTCAGTACCTCACTAACTATTATATCAAGGGCTCTCCAGCATCTAAGAAAAGGTGTGAGGTCAGCAGCTCTTTGCCTGGTGTAATCTTAAAGACTGACAGATCCCAGCTAGCCTGCCCAAGGATCTGAACTTCTTTCTGCTGGAGTCACTCCTTTGAATTAGGAAGGCCTGCACCTTACCTAGACACGAACATATTAAGCTGTAGGCATGTAATAATCTACATATCACATAAGCTGTCATCAGCACGGAGCAGGGTTGTGAGGCAATGCAAAAGGGATATCTTTGATGGGgttgaaaattttgaaaagggTTGCAGCATGGGACAATGCACAGGGGAGCTGACCTGATTAGGAGACAAGATTCTAGACACCCAGATGGCACAAAATACCATCTTGAGCTCAGAGGAAGGGAACAGGATGTAGGAGACTTGACTTAGAGAGAGTTGGGCCTGGAAGAGTGACAGCATGGTATAGCTCAGGAAGTACAAAGACCTGACTCAGGGCTACCCCTTTCCGTCCTATGCCCATGGCCGCCATCATTAATCCACCATGTGCTTCTGAGCACAGATATGGCCTGGAAGCCTTCATAGCACATTGCTCAGCCTCGAGCAATCAGCTGGAATTTGCCCTTGAGATGACATCCACTTACCATCCctattatagtaaaaaaaaaaaaaaagagcataggCTAAGGATCAAGCAGACCCAGAGTTGAAATCCTGGCTTATGCCCACAGGCAAATCAGTTCACCTTCCTGAGCCTCCCTCCACTTCTTAGCTATGGAATGAGCATGAAGGATACTGACCTGACAGGATTTTTGGGGAGATTTACTGCGATAATGGGTGGAGAGTGCCTAACACAGAAGACACTCAGAAAATATTCACTCTGACTGCCCAGATGGTGTCGGACACTTCCCCTGCTGTGCTTCCTCAGGCAATTTATGAACACATCTGGTGCGTTGCTGTCGTGTGAAAGTGTGAAAGCTTGCTGAAGTGTGAAAGCTTCGGTCGCTGTCGTAGGCCCACAcctgtgtgtacacgtgtgcacacacacacacacacacacacacaatctattACACTCTATCCTATTTTGGCTACCTTGCTACACTGACATCCTCAGAGGAGATCCCTTTCGCACCTTCTTCAGCTTGGGACACCCAGCTGAAGCCATGTGCCATACACATAATAGGTACTTAATAGaaatttgttaaatgaaggaGTAAGCGATCTTGATTCTAATCCAGACCCTGGACTAGAGTAATTTTAAAAGGTCATTCTATGTCTCTGCccccagtttcttcacctgtataTTAAGGGATTTGGACCATAATGACCTGTAAGTTTCCTTCTGGCTCCTACATTGGCTGATGCTGAGTTTCACCTACAGCTTCCTTCTCCACATGCAGATGTGGAGATAGTCTGCTGTAAATACACCCCACTAGTTCTTAAATAGCCAGCTTCTCCAATAActcattttgtgtttgttatgcTTTCTGCtaccaagaggggaaaaaaaagaatccaagtgACAAACATCTATAGTTTCAACCTGCCAGGTGTATGAATCAGAGCGCCATTCAGAATCTGTCAAAATACCTTCAACTTGCTACTTTTGATCATACGTAACTTGTCCCTAAGCTTGTTGGAATTGGTATTTACCATAATTTGCTTTAAAGGAATGTAATGTGACACTGTCTTTGTTTTCtaaagactttttaaagtttactttgtaATTTAGAAAGCAATGCTAGTCAGAGCACAATACTCAAATCCCAAGAATATGGCAATAATTACTGATTAACCTTTTAACTAGCAATACAGTGATGCTAGAGGTGCAAACATAgccttgttttctaattttctttattcctcAACTCTTTAGCTGCCCTGCTGccaccctccccaacccccagccatGTCCTATTCATCCCAGATGCTCTCCTTTAgctacttttcttcattttctctttttcttcaggaaTTCTGCTTGTATCCTATTTGTGATATAAGCATTGCTATCCCAGGACTGCATGCATCATCCAACGAAAATTCATTGAGCCCCAAGAGGTGCCAACAATCGTGTTAATTACCCAGGACACAGGTAAATAAGGTGAGACATACTAGCTCTTTCCCAGTTCCTGACTTCACTGGCTCCTTCTCATAGTTCAGCTCAAAGTGTACCCTTTGGAGACCTTTTCCTTTGTGCCATATAAAGTAGCCCAGCCTAGCCATTCCCTAATATATGATTCTGTTTGATTTCCTTATATCACTCTCTGCACTtaccttgtt is a window encoding:
- the LOC132350542 gene encoding PC4 and SFRS1-interacting protein-like, translated to MTRDFKPGDLIFAKMKGYPHWPARVDEVPDGAGKPPTNKLPIFFFGTHETAFLGPKDIFPYSENKEKYGKPNKRKGVNEGLWEIDNNPKVKFSSQQASTKQSNASSDVEVEEKETSVSKEDTDHEEKASNEDVTKAVDITTPKAARRGRKRKAEKQVETEEAGVVTTATASVNLKVSPKRGRPAATEVKIPKPRGRPKMVKQPCPSESDMVTEEDKSKKKGQEEKQPKKQLKKDEEGQKEEYKPRKEPDKKEGKKEVESKRKNLAKTGLTSTSDSEEEGDDQEGEKKRKGGRNFQTAHRRNMLKGQHEKEAADRKRKQEEQMETEHQTTCNLQ